The Alteripontixanthobacter sp. genome has a window encoding:
- a CDS encoding DUF6883 domain-containing protein, with product MFDGSADGLPEPQLPFFTAAVFDAVSVADPRGTIRTQLRLGLPSLLGFAERTTAVHGNEKSSGQTVSRDLDTYKLVILHWLESLGAGWSTVDREWGERIFRRHTYECVSLSALSDDVRDRVDAELWEVPGYVGGFEIDPGNPLHRGGFFELLIYGAAIVDGSVVQERTIEGDEDWALEGADRFRPSGFLWQDYGWLRSQGPEGLPKTDLSERGAATTSTLARKLAPNIEQRVIEALSEVLFLNSPKKTYGFKVTGGPEDILEAIMPEGKFTKYLFNRDHKDGGSKANFIINDIGIDPEDWRYLAAQFYFGLASAQPESVKLNEWTDGYGARFDVTMQVRGRSGKRGVLVTGWNMNPGALPSLSTAFPGKHDAGAVEAGEVPILPPGERTNTDWSKLWMWATEAGVLEAERAVPTPMYIVGYEPIAEGEIGSAAVRVADARRGMARWLKLSGFGHKDGYSGVIASSPVPSQSYDRSVAWARRVALILRLNGIEASVETSKH from the coding sequence TTGTTCGACGGCAGCGCCGATGGTTTGCCCGAGCCGCAGTTACCATTCTTTACAGCAGCCGTTTTCGACGCCGTATCTGTAGCCGACCCGCGTGGCACGATCCGCACTCAACTTCGGCTCGGACTGCCTTCGTTGCTCGGCTTTGCTGAGCGGACGACAGCGGTACATGGTAACGAGAAAAGCAGCGGCCAGACAGTTTCACGGGACCTCGACACATACAAGCTTGTGATTTTGCATTGGCTGGAATCGCTCGGTGCGGGGTGGAGCACAGTTGATCGTGAATGGGGCGAACGAATTTTTCGCCGCCACACCTATGAGTGCGTCTCGCTTTCGGCCTTGAGTGATGATGTTCGTGATCGGGTCGATGCCGAACTTTGGGAAGTGCCCGGCTATGTCGGCGGGTTTGAAATCGATCCCGGAAACCCGCTGCATCGCGGCGGTTTCTTCGAACTGCTGATATACGGGGCTGCGATTGTCGATGGGTCGGTTGTCCAAGAACGCACCATTGAGGGCGATGAAGACTGGGCGCTCGAGGGCGCCGACCGGTTTCGTCCCAGCGGTTTCCTATGGCAAGATTATGGGTGGTTAAGGTCGCAAGGGCCGGAGGGCTTGCCCAAAACCGACCTTTCTGAGCGCGGCGCAGCTACCACTTCCACACTCGCGCGAAAGCTCGCACCGAATATTGAACAGCGCGTGATTGAGGCATTGAGCGAGGTGCTTTTCCTAAACTCACCGAAGAAGACATATGGATTCAAGGTGACCGGTGGTCCCGAGGATATCCTCGAAGCGATTATGCCCGAAGGTAAGTTCACCAAGTATCTATTCAATCGTGATCACAAGGATGGCGGCTCGAAGGCGAATTTCATCATCAACGATATAGGCATCGATCCAGAGGATTGGCGCTACCTTGCCGCACAATTCTACTTTGGGCTTGCTTCGGCGCAGCCAGAATCCGTCAAACTGAACGAGTGGACGGACGGCTACGGCGCAAGGTTCGATGTCACAATGCAAGTGCGAGGACGCAGCGGTAAGAGGGGTGTTCTCGTCACCGGCTGGAATATGAATCCAGGGGCACTACCGTCTTTGTCGACTGCATTTCCGGGCAAGCACGATGCTGGCGCTGTCGAAGCAGGCGAGGTGCCGATCCTTCCGCCGGGGGAACGCACAAATACAGACTGGTCGAAACTCTGGATGTGGGCCACCGAAGCCGGCGTTCTAGAAGCCGAGAGGGCTGTTCCGACGCCGATGTATATCGTGGGGTATGAACCCATTGCGGAAGGTGAAATCGGCAGCGCCGCTGTCAGGGTAGCCGACGCAAGACGCGGAATGGCGCGATGGTTGAAACTCTCAGGTTTCGGTCACAAGGATGGCTACAGCGGGGTGATTGCGTCGAGTCCTGTCCCGAGCCAATCATATGACCGCTCAGTCGCCTGGGCGCGAAGAGTGGCATTGATCCTAAGGCTCAACGGCATCGAAGCCAGCGTTGAAACCTCTAAGCATTGA
- a CDS encoding SprT family zinc-dependent metalloprotease, which translates to MATETQTLSVGGMSVDLVRKSIKNLHLAVYPPDGRVRIAAPWHVSEDAVRLAVATRVAWINRQKRKFLAQARQTERAFVSGETHYFLGRGYRLVLERNTKSFRIKLTGGNRLELKAPADADQASCERALGRWYRKQLRERAEASTKKWADRISIDCPAVGIKRMRTKWGTCNPAGQRIWLNLELAKKPPHCIDYIVLHELLHFQHRTHGEAFVEAISRLMPNWRSIRAELNSLPLAHESWAFKL; encoded by the coding sequence ATGGCTACTGAAACTCAAACCCTATCGGTAGGCGGGATGTCGGTCGACTTGGTTCGCAAGTCGATCAAAAACCTTCATCTCGCGGTCTATCCACCCGATGGCCGCGTTCGCATTGCCGCACCTTGGCATGTCTCTGAGGATGCAGTGCGGCTTGCGGTTGCGACGCGGGTGGCGTGGATCAATCGCCAAAAGCGCAAGTTTCTCGCGCAGGCGCGGCAAACGGAGCGGGCATTTGTCTCTGGCGAGACGCACTATTTCCTTGGGCGCGGCTATCGTCTGGTTTTGGAGAGAAACACCAAAAGCTTTCGGATCAAGTTGACCGGCGGCAATCGTCTGGAACTCAAAGCACCAGCAGATGCCGATCAGGCTTCATGTGAGCGCGCCCTAGGCCGTTGGTATCGGAAGCAGCTGCGTGAGCGCGCCGAGGCTTCGACAAAGAAATGGGCGGACAGGATTAGCATCGATTGCCCTGCGGTCGGCATCAAGCGGATGCGAACGAAATGGGGCACCTGTAACCCGGCTGGCCAACGCATCTGGCTCAATCTTGAATTGGCGAAAAAGCCGCCGCATTGCATCGACTATATCGTCCTCCACGAGCTGCTGCATTTCCAGCATAGAACGCATGGAGAGGCATTCGTCGAAGCGATTAGCCGTCTAATGCCAAATTGGCGATCAATCCGCGCGGAGCTGAACAGCTTGCCGCTTGCGCATGAATCATGGGCATTCAAACTTTGA
- a CDS encoding HsdR family type I site-specific deoxyribonuclease — MTDPKPIPVGQKERAVQKRVVGLFRDRLGYTYLGDWHERADNRAVEREMLTRFLSEVQGYDADLIKRALFQLEQAAGNQSQSLFDVNREVYALLRYGVNVSTGAGEHKRTVELIDWQNPARNHFAIAEEVTVAGQHNRRPDLVLYVNGLAVGLIELKRSTVSIGEGIRQAISLQNPLFIRPFFAAMQLVMAGNDTEGLHYATTQTPQKFWLRWQEEDVAPDPAQSPLDQALAQLCNKDRLIEVMHDFILFDSGTKKTCRHNQYFGVKAAQRAVRQREGGIIWHTQGSGKSLTMVWLAKWIHENIAGSRVLIITDRTELDEQIEGVFQGVGEPIYRTKSGADLIGKLNDTIPPLLCSLVHKFGGKEDDEAATDDFIADLKKSIPSGFAPKGDLYIFVDECHRTQSGKLHSAMKAILPDALFLGFTGTPLLKKDKQTSMEVFGPFIHTYRYDEGVRDGVVLDLLYEARDIDQDMTAPEKIDKWFEAKTAGLSDLAKAQVKEKWGTMRKVMSSKSRLEKIVQDIVMDFGTRDRLMSGRGNAILVSDSIYNACRYYELFQQTPLKGQCAIVTSYVPTPADIKAEDSGDGLTEKLRQHQIYTDMLGDKTTEEFEKAAKKQFVEEPGRMRLLIVVAKLLTGFDAPSATYLYLDKQLHDHGLFQAICRVNRLDGDDKEYGYIIDYKDLFKSLERSMTDYTSEAFDAYAKEDVEGLLTNRLDKAGQRLEDALETIRALCEPVETPRDTPAFIRFFCGGDAADKDGLKATEPKRLALYQCTAKLIRAYANIANEMDEAGYDAAAAKAVLDEVAFYEKVRNEVKLASGDFVDLKLYEPAMRHLIDAYIRAEESEAISEFDDKTLIQLIVERGEGAIEALPEGIKGNQEAVAETIENNVRKLIIDETPVNPRYYEQMSQLLDDLIEERRTQAINYERYLAKILELANKVATPQGGKTRPPEIDSPEKIALFDYLDDDASRAVAIDAAIRAVKKDDWRGNLMKEREIKRAIRQHVDDAKVEDVFDLVKGQHGY, encoded by the coding sequence GTGACCGATCCCAAACCCATCCCGGTCGGCCAGAAAGAGCGTGCGGTGCAGAAGCGCGTGGTGGGGTTGTTCCGGGATCGGCTGGGCTACACCTATTTGGGCGACTGGCACGAGCGCGCGGACAATCGCGCGGTGGAGCGCGAGATGCTGACGCGCTTCCTCTCCGAGGTGCAGGGCTACGACGCGGACCTTATCAAGCGCGCGCTGTTCCAGCTTGAGCAGGCGGCAGGCAACCAGTCGCAATCGCTCTTCGACGTCAACCGCGAGGTCTATGCCTTGCTGCGCTATGGCGTGAACGTCTCCACCGGCGCGGGCGAGCACAAGCGCACAGTCGAACTGATCGACTGGCAGAACCCGGCGCGCAACCACTTCGCCATTGCCGAGGAGGTGACGGTTGCCGGGCAGCACAACCGCCGTCCCGATCTCGTGCTTTACGTCAACGGCTTGGCGGTTGGCCTGATCGAACTCAAGCGCTCCACCGTCTCGATTGGAGAGGGCATCCGGCAAGCCATTTCGCTGCAAAACCCGCTGTTCATCCGCCCCTTCTTTGCCGCGATGCAATTGGTGATGGCGGGCAATGATACCGAAGGCCTGCACTACGCCACCACGCAGACTCCGCAAAAATTCTGGCTGCGCTGGCAGGAGGAAGACGTTGCCCCCGATCCTGCGCAAAGCCCACTCGATCAGGCGCTAGCCCAATTGTGTAATAAGGATCGCCTGATTGAGGTGATGCACGATTTCATCCTGTTCGACAGCGGCACTAAAAAGACCTGCCGCCATAACCAGTATTTTGGCGTGAAAGCGGCGCAACGGGCGGTGCGCCAGCGCGAAGGCGGGATTATCTGGCACACGCAGGGGTCGGGCAAGAGCCTCACCATGGTGTGGCTGGCGAAATGGATACATGAGAACATAGCCGGTAGCCGCGTGCTGATCATCACTGACCGCACCGAGCTGGACGAACAGATCGAGGGCGTTTTTCAGGGGGTCGGGGAACCCATCTATCGAACTAAAAGCGGGGCAGACCTGATCGGGAAGCTCAACGATACGATCCCGCCGTTGCTCTGCTCGCTAGTTCACAAGTTTGGCGGCAAGGAAGATGATGAGGCCGCAACCGACGACTTTATCGCGGATTTGAAAAAGTCGATCCCGTCCGGCTTTGCACCTAAGGGTGACCTCTACATTTTTGTCGATGAGTGCCATCGCACCCAATCCGGCAAGCTCCACTCCGCGATGAAGGCAATCCTGCCCGATGCGCTGTTCCTTGGCTTCACCGGCACACCATTGCTGAAGAAGGACAAGCAGACCAGCATGGAGGTTTTCGGCCCATTCATCCACACCTACCGCTATGATGAAGGGGTGCGGGACGGCGTGGTGCTGGATCTGCTCTATGAAGCGCGCGATATCGATCAGGACATGACCGCGCCCGAGAAGATCGACAAATGGTTTGAGGCCAAGACCGCTGGCCTCTCCGATCTCGCCAAGGCGCAGGTGAAAGAAAAATGGGGCACGATGCGCAAGGTCATGTCCAGCAAATCCCGGCTGGAAAAGATCGTGCAAGATATCGTGATGGACTTCGGCACCCGCGATCGTCTGATGAGTGGTCGCGGCAATGCGATCCTAGTGTCGGACAGCATCTATAACGCTTGTCGATACTACGAACTGTTCCAGCAGACGCCGCTAAAAGGGCAGTGCGCGATCGTCACCAGCTATGTCCCCACACCGGCCGATATCAAGGCTGAGGATAGTGGGGACGGGCTGACCGAGAAGCTTCGCCAGCATCAGATTTACACTGACATGCTGGGCGACAAGACCACCGAGGAATTCGAGAAGGCGGCCAAGAAACAGTTTGTGGAAGAGCCGGGGCGAATGCGGCTGCTGATCGTGGTCGCGAAGCTGCTGACAGGCTTTGACGCTCCCTCAGCAACCTATCTCTATCTCGACAAGCAGTTGCACGATCACGGGCTGTTTCAGGCGATCTGCCGCGTCAATCGCCTCGATGGCGATGACAAGGAATATGGCTACATCATCGACTACAAGGATCTCTTCAAAAGCCTTGAGCGATCGATGACCGACTACACGTCGGAAGCTTTCGACGCTTACGCTAAGGAGGACGTTGAGGGGCTGCTGACCAACCGCCTAGACAAGGCCGGACAGCGGTTAGAAGATGCGCTGGAAACGATCAGGGCGCTGTGCGAGCCGGTAGAGACCCCGCGCGATACGCCCGCCTTCATACGCTTCTTCTGTGGGGGCGATGCGGCGGACAAGGACGGCCTTAAAGCCACCGAGCCAAAGCGGCTGGCGCTCTACCAATGCACCGCCAAGCTGATCCGGGCCTATGCCAACATTGCTAACGAGATGGATGAAGCCGGTTATGATGCCGCCGCGGCGAAAGCCGTGCTGGATGAAGTCGCCTTCTACGAAAAGGTCCGCAATGAGGTGAAGCTCGCCAGTGGCGATTTCGTCGACCTAAAACTTTACGAACCGGCCATGCGGCATCTGATCGATGCGTATATTCGTGCCGAAGAGAGCGAAGCGATTTCCGAGTTCGATGATAAGACGCTGATCCAGCTCATCGTCGAACGCGGCGAGGGGGCAATTGAGGCGCTGCCCGAAGGCATCAAGGGCAACCAGGAGGCGGTGGCTGAGACGATTGAGAACAACGTCCGCAAGCTCATCATCGATGAAACGCCGGTCAACCCACGGTATTACGAGCAGATGTCACAGCTGCTTGATGACCTGATTGAGGAGCGTCGGACGCAGGCGATCAACTACGAGAGGTATCTGGCGAAGATTCTGGAACTCGCCAACAAAGTGGCGACACCGCAAGGTGGGAAGACGCGACCGCCCGAAATTGATAGCCCGGAGAAGATCGCGCTGTTCGACTATCTCGATGATGACGCTTCCCGTGCCGTTGCCATTGATGCCGCCATCAGGGCAGTCAAAAAGGATGACTGGCGGGGCAATCTGATGAAGGAGCGCGAAATCAAGCGCGCCATTCGGCAACATGTTGATGACGCCAAGGTTGAGGATGTCTTTGACCTCGTGAAGGGTCAGCATGGCTACTGA
- a CDS encoding restriction endonuclease subunit S has protein sequence MSVPAGYKATEVGVIPEDWEVKTLAGVCRQIVDGTHFTPTYTQDGVPFYSVENVTANDFKNVKYISERDHEFQNRRCNPEKGDILMTRIGSLADTRLIDWDVRASIYVSLALLKVGDEIDPLYLYAYSRSHPFKQSVENRSLMSAVPKKINMGAIGDVPVPVPPTETEQAAIAEALSDVDEAIAAQEAVIAKKRALKTATMQALLSGTRRLPGFGAPTRSGRFKQTEVGAIPEDWDCTDLGRHALKVGSGKTPTGGNVRYKSSGRAFVRSQNVGWGSLVLDDLIFIDEATHAEFPATELEPGDVLLNITGASIGRSALADRRVAAGNVNQHVCIIRPKANELNPGFLCSFLLSAAGQSQIDSFQAGGNREGLNFKQVRAFAVPIPPTVSEQTAIAETLSDMDQEIAMTETKLVKLRHLKSGMMQQLLTGKIRLI, from the coding sequence GTGAGTGTGCCCGCTGGATATAAGGCGACCGAGGTCGGCGTGATCCCTGAGGATTGGGAGGTCAAAACGCTTGCCGGAGTGTGCCGTCAAATCGTCGATGGGACCCACTTCACACCCACCTACACACAGGACGGCGTGCCTTTCTATAGTGTTGAAAACGTGACCGCGAACGATTTTAAGAACGTCAAGTATATATCGGAGCGAGATCACGAATTTCAGAACAGGAGATGCAACCCTGAGAAGGGCGACATCCTAATGACCCGAATAGGGTCGCTGGCAGATACGAGACTAATCGACTGGGATGTGAGGGCAAGCATCTACGTCAGCCTTGCGCTCCTTAAGGTCGGCGACGAAATCGATCCCCTCTATTTATATGCCTATTCGAGATCGCACCCTTTCAAGCAGTCTGTCGAAAATCGCTCTCTGATGAGTGCGGTTCCGAAGAAAATCAACATGGGCGCAATCGGCGATGTGCCGGTCCCCGTTCCGCCAACCGAGACGGAACAAGCCGCCATTGCCGAAGCCTTGTCGGATGTGGATGAAGCCATCGCGGCGCAAGAGGCGGTGATCGCCAAAAAGCGCGCCCTCAAAACCGCGACGATGCAAGCCCTCCTCTCCGGCACCCGCCGCCTGCCGGGGTTTGGAGCCCCAACGCGCTCGGGCCGATTTAAACAAACCGAGGTCGGCGCGATTCCCGAGGATTGGGACTGCACAGATTTGGGTCGACACGCCTTAAAAGTCGGTAGTGGTAAGACACCGACCGGCGGCAATGTTCGGTACAAATCGAGCGGACGAGCGTTCGTGCGAAGCCAAAATGTTGGCTGGGGGAGCCTTGTCCTCGACGACCTCATCTTTATCGATGAGGCTACACATGCAGAGTTTCCAGCGACCGAGTTGGAACCGGGAGATGTTCTTCTAAACATTACAGGTGCATCAATAGGCAGGAGCGCGCTTGCGGATCGGCGCGTTGCAGCAGGCAACGTCAACCAGCACGTTTGCATAATTCGTCCCAAGGCGAACGAGTTGAATCCGGGATTTTTGTGTTCTTTTCTGCTCTCGGCAGCGGGTCAGAGTCAGATCGATAGTTTTCAGGCAGGTGGAAATAGAGAGGGACTGAACTTCAAGCAGGTACGAGCATTTGCAGTGCCGATCCCTCCGACTGTCTCCGAACAAACTGCCATTGCCGAAACCTTGTCTGATATGGATCAGGAGATTGCGATGACAGAGACCAAGCTTGTCAAACTCCGCCACCTCAAGTCAGGAATGATGCAGCAATTGCTCACCGGAAAGATCAGGCTGATATGA
- a CDS encoding N-6 DNA methylase yields the protein MAVKKSQIYSSLWASCNALRGGMDASIYKDYILVLLFVKYVSDKYGNDPYAPVVVPEGGSFADMVKLVGNKNIGEGINTIIATLAEENGLRGIIDNADFDDSDKLGKGDEKVKRLSNLINIFKRPDLSFKANQAGGDDILGDAYEYLMRHFATESGKSKGQFYTPAEVSRIMARVIGVKEAKSASQTIYDPTCGSGSLLLRAHHEAPVDLTIYGQEKDVATRGLAVMNMFLHNVPTADIKPGNTLTEPQFQKNGALERFDFVVANPPFSDKAWMTGLVPDKDEFERFEHFGIPPKKNGDYAYLLHVVASMKSIGKGCIVMPHGVLFRGNTEAAIRKKLIERQYIKGIIGLPANLFFGTGIPACLIVLDKESAANRTGIYMVDASKGFTRDGPKNRLRDQDVHKIVDCFTRQLHVPGYAEMVPFKRVEAEGYNLNIPRYIDGSSAEDLHDIQAHLKGGIPAADIDALQPFWEVLPSTRSRLFGEGPRPGTVSPLVEPTEMKAVVRDGDDFAAYAQAVHIAFEGWRETHHPALAAFGKGHSPSTLIDALSEDLLARFIAVPLIDAYDVYQHLMSYWADVMQDDAGILAIDGWDSAKVIRKLEKNDEGKFPEEPDIKLGTGKSAIHLKAELIPPALIVARYFAQEAAEVERLEGEVERLESELEALVEEHGGEEGDLAEAVDDNGALDLKAAKKRRSELVAGFDKGIFKRYEKAEKQGKVAPDGWREEFMEELPDFVEFFQIDAALKLADAIKGVKAAAKAARVTLDEAVVKHYPKPSPEEAKALVIDDKWLATIAVAVDGELDRVAQQISARAAELSERYDRNLPDLMKRADGAQARVAAHLAKMGFAL from the coding sequence TTGGCCGTCAAGAAATCTCAAATTTACAGTTCACTCTGGGCCAGCTGTAACGCCCTGCGCGGCGGCATGGATGCGTCGATCTACAAAGACTACATCCTTGTCCTGCTGTTCGTAAAATATGTCTCCGACAAATACGGGAATGACCCCTACGCGCCGGTTGTCGTGCCCGAAGGCGGCAGCTTTGCCGACATGGTCAAGCTGGTCGGCAACAAGAACATCGGCGAAGGGATCAACACGATCATTGCCACGTTGGCCGAAGAGAACGGCTTGCGCGGCATTATCGACAACGCTGACTTCGATGACAGCGACAAGCTCGGTAAGGGCGATGAGAAGGTCAAACGCCTCTCCAACCTGATCAACATCTTCAAGCGGCCCGATCTCAGCTTCAAAGCCAATCAGGCGGGCGGCGATGATATTCTGGGCGATGCCTACGAATATCTCATGCGGCACTTTGCGACGGAGAGCGGGAAGAGCAAGGGCCAGTTCTATACCCCCGCCGAAGTCTCGCGGATCATGGCGCGCGTCATCGGTGTGAAGGAAGCGAAGAGCGCCAGCCAGACGATTTACGACCCTACCTGTGGCTCTGGTTCGCTGCTGCTCAGGGCGCACCATGAAGCCCCCGTTGACCTGACCATTTACGGGCAGGAGAAGGACGTTGCCACGCGCGGCTTGGCCGTGATGAACATGTTCCTGCACAATGTTCCGACCGCAGACATCAAACCCGGCAACACTTTAACCGAGCCGCAATTCCAGAAGAATGGCGCGCTCGAAAGGTTCGACTTCGTGGTCGCCAATCCGCCCTTTTCAGACAAAGCGTGGATGACAGGCCTCGTGCCCGACAAGGACGAGTTCGAACGGTTCGAGCATTTCGGCATCCCGCCCAAGAAGAATGGTGACTACGCCTATTTGCTCCATGTCGTCGCCTCGATGAAATCCATTGGAAAGGGCTGCATCGTCATGCCGCATGGCGTGCTGTTTCGTGGCAACACCGAAGCGGCCATCCGTAAGAAGCTGATTGAGCGACAATACATCAAAGGCATCATCGGCCTGCCCGCCAACCTGTTTTTCGGCACGGGCATTCCGGCCTGCCTAATCGTACTGGATAAGGAGAGCGCGGCCAACCGCACCGGTATCTACATGGTCGACGCCTCGAAGGGGTTCACGAGGGATGGCCCGAAAAACCGCCTGCGCGATCAGGACGTCCACAAGATCGTCGATTGCTTCACCCGTCAGCTTCATGTGCCCGGTTATGCCGAGATGGTGCCGTTCAAGCGCGTTGAGGCCGAAGGCTATAATCTCAACATCCCGCGCTACATCGATGGCAGCAGCGCTGAAGACCTTCACGACATTCAGGCCCATCTGAAAGGCGGCATACCAGCGGCGGATATCGACGCGCTGCAACCCTTCTGGGAGGTGCTGCCATCGACGCGATCACGCCTGTTTGGGGAAGGACCGCGCCCCGGCACGGTTTCACCCTTGGTTGAGCCGACTGAGATGAAGGCAGTCGTGCGAGATGGGGATGACTTTGCGGCCTATGCCCAGGCTGTCCATATCGCTTTCGAAGGGTGGCGGGAAACGCACCACCCAGCACTTGCGGCATTCGGCAAGGGGCATAGCCCTTCAACATTGATCGACGCTCTTTCGGAAGATTTGCTCGCCCGCTTCATCGCCGTCCCCTTGATCGACGCCTATGACGTCTATCAGCACCTGATGTCCTATTGGGCTGATGTGATGCAGGACGATGCGGGAATTCTTGCGATTGATGGTTGGGATTCAGCGAAGGTGATCCGCAAACTCGAAAAGAATGACGAAGGCAAATTCCCCGAAGAGCCGGACATCAAATTGGGCACCGGCAAGAGCGCCATCCACCTCAAGGCCGAACTGATCCCGCCCGCGCTGATCGTCGCGCGATACTTCGCCCAGGAGGCCGCAGAGGTTGAGCGGCTTGAGGGCGAAGTCGAGCGGCTGGAATCCGAACTTGAGGCGCTGGTCGAAGAGCATGGCGGCGAAGAGGGCGATCTGGCCGAGGCAGTGGACGACAATGGCGCGCTGGACCTGAAAGCCGCGAAGAAGCGGCGCAGCGAGCTGGTGGCCGGTTTTGATAAGGGCATTTTCAAGCGGTACGAGAAAGCTGAGAAACAAGGGAAAGTCGCGCCCGATGGTTGGCGTGAGGAGTTCATGGAAGAACTGCCCGACTTCGTTGAATTCTTCCAGATCGATGCGGCGTTGAAGCTGGCCGACGCGATCAAGGGTGTCAAGGCGGCGGCGAAGGCGGCGCGGGTTACGCTCGATGAGGCAGTGGTGAAGCACTATCCCAAGCCGTCGCCGGAAGAAGCCAAGGCGCTCGTGATCGATGACAAGTGGCTGGCGACGATTGCGGTGGCAGTGGACGGTGAACTTGACCGGGTGGCGCAACAGATTTCGGCGCGGGCCGCTGAACTGAGCGAACGGTATGACCGCAACCTGCCCGACCTGATGAAACGGGCTGATGGCGCTCAAGCGCGCGTCGCGGCGCATCTGGCGAAGATGGGTTTTGCCCTGTGA
- a CDS encoding helix-turn-helix transcriptional regulator, giving the protein MDIRERLAKNLRLLRQEKGWSQEAFADEAGLHRTYISDIERGARNPTISVVDKLATALGVTPGRLLD; this is encoded by the coding sequence ATGGATATTCGGGAGCGTCTTGCGAAAAATCTGCGGCTATTGCGGCAGGAAAAGGGATGGTCGCAGGAAGCATTCGCCGACGAGGCGGGTTTGCACCGAACTTACATCAGCGACATTGAGCGAGGCGCGCGCAACCCGACGATCTCAGTTGTAGACAAGCTCGCCACGGCTTTGGGAGTCACACCGGGGCGGCTACTCGACTGA
- a CDS encoding radical SAM protein: MSTAVTDTEADGLFSRSPFYQEVELGGGEWFVYNSLLNSPRIVDAAALELLKFFESASSIEDCRSRYSGEVDEVLAEMISSNLIVPYGSDERREIRRRQDSFIDEAVAGTRLRKLEIAISDACNLRCPHCMHFNNGAASSGKVVNISHTAITLAIENFIAALPESFDEVIHVHFGNGEPLINWKAIEFAVGYCESKSDYKFKYAINSNLTLMSEEIAQFMARYRFRISTSLDGIKDVNDRQRVSKAGKGSYDRTLQGMRLLRDAGHPVDGFTATITDKNFFETDHRLVDLAVELGIKEIAMDFDLVNSTTYRVDECVALVFGLRQYARNSGVSLFGNWETPFKMLIAESWAKNAYAYCPAMDGSTLEFGVDGKIKTCGHTNTVVAENFDAKSALSKGSRYHNLLAERLPNNMDYCRGCEIEGACGGQCHVTQEAALVSPDILPRMCDIMRKMTKNLIIEQYGARTQT, from the coding sequence ATGTCAACGGCGGTAACTGACACTGAGGCGGATGGGCTTTTTTCGCGATCCCCATTCTACCAAGAGGTAGAATTGGGGGGCGGTGAGTGGTTTGTCTATAATTCACTCTTGAATAGTCCGCGCATTGTAGATGCGGCTGCCTTGGAATTGTTAAAGTTTTTTGAAAGTGCGAGTTCTATCGAGGATTGTCGATCACGCTATTCTGGTGAGGTTGATGAAGTTCTGGCTGAAATGATCAGCTCAAACCTTATTGTTCCGTATGGCTCGGACGAGCGGCGCGAAATTCGCCGACGGCAGGATTCCTTCATCGACGAAGCAGTAGCCGGGACCCGGTTAAGGAAGCTCGAGATTGCTATCAGCGACGCCTGCAACCTGCGGTGCCCGCACTGTATGCACTTCAACAATGGTGCGGCCAGTAGCGGCAAAGTTGTCAATATAAGTCACACCGCAATCACCTTGGCGATTGAGAACTTTATCGCCGCCCTCCCAGAAAGTTTTGATGAAGTTATCCATGTCCATTTTGGAAATGGGGAGCCACTGATCAATTGGAAGGCCATTGAATTTGCGGTTGGCTATTGCGAGAGCAAGAGTGATTATAAATTTAAGTATGCAATAAACTCGAACCTTACATTAATGTCCGAGGAGATTGCGCAGTTCATGGCGAGATATCGCTTCCGCATATCTACATCACTCGACGGCATCAAAGACGTTAATGACCGGCAGAGAGTAAGTAAGGCTGGTAAAGGTAGCTATGATCGAACTTTGCAGGGGATGCGTTTGTTGCGAGACGCTGGTCATCCCGTTGATGGGTTCACAGCGACAATAACGGATAAAAACTTTTTCGAGACAGATCACAGGCTTGTTGACCTTGCGGTAGAACTTGGCATCAAAGAGATCGCTATGGATTTTGATCTCGTCAACAGCACCACTTATAGGGTTGATGAGTGTGTCGCGCTAGTATTTGGATTGCGGCAGTATGCTCGGAATAGTGGAGTTTCCCTTTTTGGCAATTGGGAGACACCATTTAAAATGTTAATCGCTGAGTCTTGGGCAAAAAATGCATATGCTTACTGTCCGGCGATGGATGGGTCGACACTCGAATTTGGAGTTGATGGCAAGATTAAGACATGCGGCCACACAAATACTGTGGTGGCTGAGAACTTTGATGCAAAGTCCGCATTATCGAAGGGATCGCGCTACCACAACTTATTGGCTGAACGTCTCCCAAACAACATGGATTATTGCAGAGGGTGCGAGATTGAGGGGGCGTGCGGCGGACAATGTCATGTTACGCAAGAGGCCGCGCTGGTTAGTCCTGACATTCTTCCTCGAATGTGCGACATAATGCGGAAGATGACGAAGAATCTCATAATTGAGCAATATGGCGCAAGGACGCAGACATGA